From the genome of Colwellia psychrerythraea 34H, one region includes:
- the lapB gene encoding lipopolysaccharide assembly protein LapB — translation MIELLFLLLPVAMAYGWFMGRNSIKQNQQIAKQDLSIKYSTGLNYLLSNQQDKAIDSLLDALKVEDDSVEAHFAMANLFRKRGELDRALKVHEHLVRLNHLPTKDKQQAVFELGKDFLSAGLYDRAETMFIKLLKSKDYGLKSLTYLLKIFQSTKDWQQGIDRQKLIVKYNDKRSLHTLANFYCELATTAFEKDQFIEVIELLEQALLLDPNSCRANWLMAKIYENHEQCELAAKCYQAIYHQDNEFFPDVIDPMLACYTRLDALDEFYSFIKKVYDETASSSALICYLSHVENKHGKKKALDFILSALKRRPTIRGFEHFVNMQMTPSNTDVSNTSLDLIKELISEYLKVKHRYSCRTCGFDSSTHYWSCPSCHEWEQLKPVRGLEGE, via the coding sequence ATGATTGAATTACTCTTTTTATTATTACCCGTTGCCATGGCCTATGGCTGGTTTATGGGCCGTAATAGCATCAAACAAAACCAACAAATTGCAAAACAAGATTTATCGATAAAATACTCAACAGGGTTGAATTATTTATTATCTAATCAACAAGATAAGGCTATCGATTCACTGCTTGATGCTTTAAAAGTTGAGGACGATAGTGTTGAAGCCCATTTCGCTATGGCCAATTTATTCCGTAAACGTGGCGAATTAGACCGTGCATTAAAAGTTCATGAACATCTTGTTAGACTTAATCACTTGCCTACTAAAGATAAGCAGCAAGCGGTCTTTGAGTTAGGAAAAGACTTTTTAAGCGCAGGTTTATATGACCGTGCTGAAACCATGTTTATTAAATTATTAAAGTCAAAGGACTACGGTCTAAAATCTTTAACCTATTTATTAAAAATATTTCAATCCACTAAAGATTGGCAGCAGGGCATAGATAGACAAAAGTTAATTGTTAAATATAACGATAAACGTTCACTGCATACGTTAGCTAATTTTTATTGTGAATTAGCAACAACGGCTTTTGAAAAAGATCAATTTATTGAGGTGATTGAATTACTAGAGCAAGCACTTTTACTCGATCCCAATTCATGCCGCGCTAATTGGTTGATGGCAAAGATTTATGAAAACCACGAGCAATGTGAGTTAGCGGCTAAGTGTTACCAAGCCATCTATCATCAAGATAATGAGTTCTTTCCTGATGTTATTGACCCTATGTTAGCTTGTTATACTCGATTAGATGCACTGGATGAATTCTATAGTTTTATTAAAAAGGTTTATGACGAGACAGCTAGCTCTAGTGCCTTAATTTGTTATCTTAGCCATGTTGAAAATAAACACGGTAAGAAGAAGGCACTAGATTTTATTCTGTCAGCATTAAAGCGTAGACCGACTATTCGTGGCTTCGAACACTTTGTAAATATGCAAATGACTCCCTCTAATACTGATGTTAGCAATACTAGTTTAGATTTAATTAAAGAATTAATTAGTGAATATTTAAAAGTTAAGCATAGATACAGTTGTCGTACTTGTGGTTTTGACAGTTCAACCCATTATTGGTCATGCCCATCATGTCACGAGTGGGAACAGCTTAAACCAGTGCGTGGTCTCGAAGGCGAATAA
- a CDS encoding lipopolysaccharide assembly protein LapA domain-containing protein encodes MKVRLYLTLFLILVLLAVAFIFGSQNDQLLTLNYLVARTEITVAAAVSLFTGLGFALGLLVTILWRIVRKSKKALAKNKSQEK; translated from the coding sequence ATGAAAGTGCGATTATATCTAACACTCTTTTTAATTTTAGTTTTACTTGCCGTAGCGTTTATTTTCGGTAGCCAAAACGATCAATTACTTACATTAAACTATTTGGTTGCGCGTACAGAAATAACTGTAGCTGCCGCCGTAAGTTTATTTACCGGATTAGGTTTTGCATTAGGCCTGCTTGTTACTATTCTTTGGCGTATAGTACGAAAAAGTAAAAAGGCACTCGCGAAAAATAAATCCCAGGAAAAGTAG
- the msrB gene encoding peptide-methionine (R)-S-oxide reductase MsrB, whose product MKNNDEYKDKLTDAAFKVCRLAATEQPFSGIYNDHWQQGLYHCACCEQPLFSSYSKFDAGCGWPSFFAAIETKVAYKSDESHSMQRVEIQCDNCQSHLGHVFDDGPKPTGKRYCVNSLSLKFYSE is encoded by the coding sequence ATGAAAAATAATGATGAATATAAAGATAAGTTAACCGATGCTGCTTTTAAAGTATGTCGGTTAGCGGCTACAGAACAGCCCTTCAGTGGTATTTATAACGATCACTGGCAACAGGGCTTATATCATTGTGCCTGCTGTGAACAACCTTTGTTTAGCAGCTACAGTAAATTTGATGCTGGATGTGGTTGGCCTAGTTTTTTTGCTGCAATTGAAACTAAAGTCGCCTATAAGTCAGATGAATCACACAGTATGCAACGTGTCGAGATCCAGTGTGATAATTGTCAATCTCACCTTGGCCATGTCTTTGATGATGGACCAAAACCAACAGGTAAACGCTATTGTGTTAATTCACTTAGCTTGAAGTTCTACTCAGAATAA
- the gap gene encoding type I glyceraldehyde-3-phosphate dehydrogenase: MKIKVGINGFGRIGRFVFRAAVERDDIEVVGINDLMDIEYMAYMLKYDSTHGRFKGTVDVVDGKLIVNGNPVRVTAERNPENLQWNDIDVDVVVEATGLFLTDETARKHITAGAKQVVLSAPSKDDTPMFVCGVNLNEYKGQEIVSNASCTTNCLAPIAKVLNDNWGIQDGLMTTVHATTATQKTVDSPSTKDWRGGRGAGQNIIPSTTGAAKAVGKVIPALNGKLTGMAFRVPTPDVSVVDLTVNLIKPATYAEICQAMSAAAEGELNGILGYTEDAVVSNDFIGETCTSVFDAKAGIALTDTFVKVVSWYDNEIGYSNKVLDLVAFISQYEK, translated from the coding sequence ATGAAAATTAAAGTTGGCATAAATGGTTTTGGCCGTATTGGTCGTTTTGTATTCAGAGCTGCTGTAGAGCGTGATGATATTGAAGTTGTTGGTATCAACGATTTAATGGACATTGAATACATGGCGTATATGTTGAAGTATGATTCAACACATGGCCGTTTTAAAGGTACTGTTGATGTTGTTGACGGGAAATTAATTGTTAACGGTAATCCAGTTCGTGTTACTGCAGAACGTAACCCTGAAAATTTACAATGGAATGATATCGATGTAGATGTTGTTGTTGAAGCTACCGGTTTATTCCTAACTGATGAGACTGCACGTAAACATATTACAGCCGGCGCTAAGCAAGTTGTTTTAAGTGCACCTTCAAAAGATGATACCCCTATGTTTGTTTGTGGTGTCAACTTAAACGAATATAAAGGCCAAGAAATAGTTTCTAATGCTTCATGTACTACCAACTGTTTAGCACCTATTGCTAAGGTCTTAAATGACAATTGGGGCATCCAAGATGGTTTAATGACTACTGTACATGCGACAACAGCCACTCAGAAAACTGTTGATAGCCCATCAACTAAAGACTGGCGCGGTGGTCGTGGTGCAGGACAGAACATTATACCTTCAACTACTGGTGCTGCTAAAGCGGTAGGTAAAGTAATTCCAGCGTTAAATGGTAAATTAACTGGCATGGCATTTCGAGTTCCAACGCCTGACGTTTCTGTCGTTGATTTAACTGTTAACCTGATAAAACCAGCAACTTACGCTGAAATTTGTCAAGCGATGAGTGCTGCCGCCGAAGGCGAGTTGAACGGTATTTTAGGTTACACTGAAGATGCTGTTGTTTCTAACGACTTCATTGGTGAAACTTGTACTTCAGTTTTTGATGCGAAAGCGGGTATTGCGTTAACTGATACTTTCGTTAAAGTTGTTTCTTGGTATGATAATGAAATTGGTTATTCAAACAAGGTATTAGATCTTGTTGCTTTCATCAGCCAATATGAAAAATAA
- the gndA gene encoding NADP-dependent phosphogluconate dehydrogenase, translating to MTQDKVLCDIGFIGLGVMGKNLVLNLADNGFNIAAFDLSDEKVQAVIAQDEAENATDTPRVYGCSSYTELLSQLKAPHLIVLSVPAGAPVDQVCENLIGAGIQPDDIIIDTGNSLWTDTVAREKKYKSNFLLFSSAVSGGEVGARFGPSLMPSGSPYAWARVKPIWEAIAAKVDAETGKPIDRTKPGQVITEGEPCAAYIGPAGAGHYVKMVHNGIEYADMQIICEAYHVLKSGLNLTCDEIADIFAQWNDGPLDSYLMEISVEVLRHKSTDTNTPLVELILDKAGQKGTGLWTAMSSLEVGCPAPTIAQAVYARSISSFKELRTQASSLLEGPQLAPLSAAEQQQVIEQLHDAMYCAKICAYAQGFQLMKLAAKEHGWVLDFASIAKIWRAGCIIRAAFLQSITNAYERNENLDNLLLDDFFVKELNKRQLNWRKAICHATMQGVPIGALSSSLAYYDSMRSETLPANLLQGQRDFFGAHTFERIDKTAGKKYHVQWSTKGKETILVDG from the coding sequence ATGACACAAGATAAAGTGTTGTGTGACATTGGCTTTATTGGCCTGGGCGTTATGGGTAAAAACCTGGTGCTTAATTTAGCTGATAATGGCTTTAATATTGCGGCATTCGATTTAAGTGATGAAAAAGTTCAAGCGGTCATTGCTCAAGATGAAGCTGAAAATGCTACAGATACTCCACGTGTTTATGGATGTTCTTCTTATACTGAATTATTGTCACAACTTAAAGCACCACACTTAATTGTGTTAAGTGTTCCTGCAGGAGCACCGGTTGATCAAGTATGTGAAAACCTTATTGGCGCAGGCATTCAACCGGATGACATTATCATTGATACAGGTAACAGTCTTTGGACCGATACCGTTGCTAGAGAAAAGAAGTACAAGAGTAACTTCTTATTGTTTTCTTCTGCAGTATCAGGGGGCGAAGTTGGCGCTCGTTTTGGGCCATCTTTAATGCCAAGTGGGTCTCCTTATGCGTGGGCTAGAGTTAAACCTATTTGGGAAGCTATTGCCGCTAAAGTTGATGCTGAAACAGGTAAACCGATAGACCGTACTAAGCCAGGACAAGTTATCACTGAAGGCGAGCCTTGTGCTGCTTATATTGGACCAGCGGGAGCCGGTCATTATGTCAAGATGGTCCATAACGGTATTGAATATGCAGACATGCAAATTATCTGTGAAGCTTATCATGTATTAAAATCCGGGCTGAATTTAACCTGTGATGAAATTGCGGATATTTTTGCTCAGTGGAATGACGGCCCATTAGACAGTTATTTGATGGAAATATCAGTTGAAGTATTACGTCACAAATCCACTGATACCAATACGCCACTTGTTGAGTTGATTTTAGATAAAGCAGGGCAAAAAGGTACCGGACTTTGGACTGCAATGAGCAGTTTAGAAGTGGGCTGCCCAGCTCCTACTATTGCTCAAGCGGTATATGCACGTTCTATTTCTTCATTTAAAGAGTTGAGAACTCAAGCCTCTTCTTTATTGGAAGGACCTCAGCTAGCACCTTTATCTGCAGCTGAGCAACAACAAGTTATTGAACAATTACATGATGCAATGTACTGCGCTAAAATTTGTGCTTACGCACAAGGTTTCCAGCTAATGAAACTTGCCGCTAAAGAACATGGTTGGGTATTAGATTTTGCAAGTATTGCAAAAATTTGGCGCGCCGGTTGTATTATTAGAGCTGCATTCTTACAATCAATAACGAATGCATATGAGCGTAATGAAAACTTAGATAACTTACTGTTAGATGACTTTTTCGTTAAGGAACTTAATAAGCGTCAACTCAATTGGCGCAAGGCTATTTGTCATGCAACAATGCAGGGTGTGCCTATTGGTGCACTGTCTTCATCACTTGCTTATTATGATTCTATGCGCAGTGAAACATTACCTGCTAATCTATTACAAGGCCAACGAGATTTTTTTGGTGCTCACACTTTTGAACGCATAGACAAAACCGCTGGCAAAAAATATCATGTTCAGTGGTCAACAAAGGGCAAAGAAACCATCTTAGTTGATGGTTAA
- the ihfB gene encoding integration host factor subunit beta, translating into MTKSELIEKLADKLSHLSAKEVEKSIKEILELMAQSLSKGERIEIRGFGSFSLHYRAPRVGRNPKTGESVELSGKYVPHFKPGKELRERVNLSVA; encoded by the coding sequence ATGACTAAGTCAGAACTTATTGAAAAATTAGCCGATAAATTAAGTCATTTATCCGCTAAAGAAGTGGAAAAATCTATAAAAGAAATTTTAGAATTGATGGCGCAGTCCTTGTCAAAAGGAGAGCGTATTGAAATTCGAGGTTTTGGAAGTTTTTCATTGCATTATCGTGCTCCACGAGTTGGCAGAAATCCAAAAACTGGTGAATCGGTTGAGTTAAGCGGTAAATACGTTCCTCACTTTAAACCAGGCAAGGAGTTACGTGAAAGAGTTAATCTTTCTGTAGCATAA
- a CDS encoding DUF2989 domain-containing protein has protein sequence MINFRKIKQLKSRYGMKCGTALLALFLTGCGDNANLAQLCQDNEEICNEFGQDSWCKSQRIEVALNRIGVKDKNLDADKYNLLIAYEGYIKCMSLASQIQHIKLKEKTTLRKNNLLQAKANLSLLSEQSANSKHPHLLYYYWSRESNELALEEFLQLEGSAILENSTAQYHLATYYIKRNTKKTLGLLYRALELHQPGTELSPEVLQTLTTIFTQKKQYKQAYIWLRTYQLLLDKPDDMIETSLKGYQQANKLDADFLDKVASTTLAKIEAGKFTSPSY, from the coding sequence ATGATTAATTTTCGAAAAATAAAGCAACTAAAATCTCGTTATGGCATGAAGTGTGGAACAGCCTTATTAGCACTATTTCTAACTGGTTGTGGAGATAATGCTAACTTAGCGCAACTTTGCCAAGATAATGAAGAGATATGTAATGAATTTGGTCAAGATAGTTGGTGTAAGAGCCAACGGATAGAAGTCGCGTTAAATAGAATTGGAGTTAAAGACAAAAATCTTGATGCCGATAAATATAACTTACTTATTGCGTATGAAGGTTACATAAAATGCATGTCACTGGCTTCACAGATCCAACATATAAAATTAAAAGAAAAAACAACCCTTAGAAAAAACAATTTATTACAAGCTAAAGCCAATTTATCGCTGCTGTCTGAACAAAGTGCTAATTCTAAACACCCTCACCTACTCTATTATTATTGGTCAAGGGAGTCTAACGAGCTGGCTTTAGAAGAGTTTCTACAATTAGAAGGCTCGGCTATTCTTGAAAATTCAACTGCACAGTATCATTTAGCGACATATTATATAAAACGTAATACGAAAAAAACATTAGGATTATTATATCGAGCTTTAGAGCTTCATCAACCAGGCACAGAGCTATCTCCTGAAGTTTTACAAACACTGACAACAATCTTCACTCAGAAAAAACAATATAAGCAGGCATATATTTGGTTACGTACTTATCAACTTTTATTAGATAAACCAGATGACATGATCGAGACAAGTTTGAAGGGTTATCAACAAGCAAACAAATTAGATGCCGATTTTCTTGATAAAGTAGCGAGCACTACCTTAGCTAAAATTGAGGCTGGGAAATTTACAAGCCCGAGTTACTAA
- the pyrF gene encoding orotidine-5'-phosphate decarboxylase → MNDPKVVVALDFDRKQDALSFVDKIQPTDARLKVGKEMFTYFGPEFVKQLTGKGFDVFLDLKFHDIPNTVAKAVTAAADLGVWMVNVHASGGSQMMTKAKQALDNYGNDAPLLIAVTVLTSMGQEDLHGLGINKTPAEQVNFLANLTKQSGLDGVVCSAWEAEQLKADLGKEFKLITPGIRPAGSAQDDQQRIMTPKQAIDVGVDYLVIGRPITKAVDPQLVLQQINGTIR, encoded by the coding sequence ATGAACGATCCAAAAGTAGTTGTCGCCTTAGACTTTGATAGAAAACAAGATGCCTTATCTTTTGTTGATAAGATTCAGCCTACAGATGCCCGCTTGAAAGTTGGCAAAGAAATGTTTACTTATTTCGGCCCTGAATTTGTTAAGCAATTAACAGGTAAGGGATTTGATGTTTTTCTTGATCTTAAATTTCATGATATCCCTAACACGGTAGCAAAAGCGGTTACGGCTGCGGCAGACTTAGGTGTATGGATGGTGAATGTTCATGCCAGTGGTGGTAGTCAGATGATGACTAAAGCAAAACAAGCATTAGATAATTATGGCAACGATGCGCCATTATTAATAGCGGTAACCGTACTTACAAGTATGGGTCAAGAAGACCTTCATGGCTTAGGTATTAATAAAACACCAGCAGAGCAAGTTAACTTTTTAGCTAACTTAACAAAACAAAGCGGCTTAGATGGCGTTGTTTGTTCAGCTTGGGAAGCAGAGCAATTAAAGGCTGACTTGGGTAAAGAGTTTAAACTGATTACGCCAGGAATTAGACCTGCGGGCTCAGCACAAGACGATCAACAACGTATTATGACTCCAAAACAGGCAATTGATGTTGGCGTAGACTATTTGGTGATCGGACGTCCAATTACCAAAGCTGTTGATCCTCAATTAGTATTACAACAAATTAACGGTACCATCCGCTAA